One window of Vitis riparia cultivar Riparia Gloire de Montpellier isolate 1030 chromosome 5, EGFV_Vit.rip_1.0, whole genome shotgun sequence genomic DNA carries:
- the LOC117913943 gene encoding chitinase-like protein 2 — MEAERSFLLIMAVAAMVVTVGGQGSGTKPLVKVLKGGLKVCDKGWECKGWSKYCCNQTVSDFFQTYQFENLFAKRNTPVAHAVGFWDYRSFITAAAVYQPHGFGTAGGKLMQMKEVAAFLGHVGSKTTCGYGVATGGPLAWGLCYNKEMSPSKSYCDDDYKYTYPCTPGVEYFGRGALPIYWNYNYGEAGEALKVDLLNHPEYIEQNATLAFQAAIWRWMTPVKKQQPSAHDVFVGTWKPTKNDTLAKRIPGFGATMNVLYGDSVCGQGDVDSMNNIVSHYQYYLDLMGVGREEAGPHEVLTCAEQEAFNPSSSSSSSSSS, encoded by the exons ATGGAGGCAGAACGGAGCTTTCTGTTGATAATGGCAGTTGCAGCAATGGTGGTGACAGTGGGCGGACAAGGGTCAGGGACGAAGCCATTGGTGAAGGTGTTGAAGGGTGGACTCAAGGTGTGTGACAAAGGGTGGGAGTGCAAAGGGTGGTCCAAGTATTGCTGTAACCAGACCGTTTCCGATTTCTTCCAGACCTACCAGTTTGAGAACCTCTTCGCAAAGCGTAATACGCCTGTGGCACACGCGGTTGGCTTCTGGGACTACCGCTCTTTCATCACCGCCGCCGCCGTTTACCAGCCTCACGGATTTGGCACCGCCGGCGGGAAGCTCATGCAGATGAAGGAGGTGGCAGCTTTTCTAGGCCACGTCGGCAGCAAGACCACTT GTGGCTATGGAGTGGCGACAGGGGGGCCATTGGCCTGGGGACTATGCTACAACAAGGAAATGAGCCCCAGCAAATCTTACTGTGATGACGACTACAAATACACCTATCCCTGTACCCCTGGAGTCGAATACTTTGGCCGAGGCGCCTTGCCGATCTACTG GAACTACAACTACGGAGAAGCTGGGGAAGCCCTGAAGGTGGATCTGCTGAACCATCCAGAATACATAGAACAGAACGCCACCCTAGCCTTCCAGGCTGCGATTTGGAGGTGGATGACCCCAGTGAAGAAGCAGCAGCCCTCGGCCCACGACGTCTTTGTAGGGACCTGGAAGCCCACCAAGAACGACACTCTGGCCAAGCGGATTCCTGGGTTCGGCGCCACAATGAACGTTCTGTATGGCGATTCTGTCTGCGGCCAGGGTGACGTCGATTCCATGAACAACATCGTCTCCCACTACCAGTACTACCTTGACCTGATGGGTGTCGGCCGTGAGGAAGCAGGGCCTCATGAGGTTCTCACCTGCGCCGAGCAGGAGGCTTTCAACCcgtcatcttcttcatcttcttcttcatcttcttga
- the LOC117914672 gene encoding acetate/butyrate--CoA ligase AAE7, peroxisomal — translation MVVERDIDDLPKNAANYTALTPLWFLERAAVVHPNRKSVIHGSLQYTWLQTYQRCRRLASALSKYSIGAGSTVAIIAPNIPAMYEAHFGVPMSGAVVNCVNIRLNAPTIAFLLEHSSAAVVMVDQEFFPLAEEALKIWSGKSKNDFKPPLLIVIADESCDPKGLEYALRKGVIEYEQFLETGDPEFAWKPPQDEWQSIALGYTSGTTASPKGVVLHHRGAYVMALSGALVWGMNEGAVYLWTLPMFHCNGWCFTWTLAALCGTNICLRQVATKAIYQAIANDGVTHLCAAPVVLNSIVNAPKSETILPLPRVVHVMTAGAAPPPSVLFAMSQQGFRVTHTYGLSETYGPSTVCAWKPEWDELPPETQARLNARQGVRYIGLEGLDVVSTTDMKPVPADGTTIGEIVMRGNTVMKGYLKNLKANEETFANGWFHSGDLGVKHPDGYIQLKDRSKDIIISGGENISSVEIENAVYLHPAVLEASVVARPDDRWGESPCAFVTLKPGVDSSDERRLAEDIMKFCRSKLPAYWIPKSVVFGPLPKTATGKIQKHLLRARAKEMGTLKKSKL, via the exons ATGGTGGTGGAGCGCGACATAGATGATCTACCGAAGAACGCAGCGAACTACACGGCCTTGACTCCGCTGTGGTTTCTGGAGAGAGCAGCTGTGGTGCATCCCAACAGGAAATCAGTGATCCATGGATCTTTGCAGTACACGTGGCTCCAGACTTATCAGCGGTGCCGCCGATTGGCTTCCGCTCTTTCTAAGTATTCCATCGGCGCCGGCAGTACG GTAGCAATAATTGCACCAAACATCCCTGCCATGTATGAAGCTCATTTTGGGGTTCCCATGTCTGGAGCGGTGGTGAACTGTGTTAACATTCGTCTAAATGCACCGACAATTGCTTTCCTTCTTGAGCATTCATCAGCAGCAGTTGTAATGGTGGATCAAGAGTTTTTCCCATTAGCAGAGGAAGCTTTGAAAATCTGGTCAGGCAAAagcaaaaatgattttaagccTCCACTTCTGATCGTCATAGCTGATGAAAGCTGTGATCCTAAAGGACTAGAATATGCTTTGAGGAAAGGGGTCATTGAATATGAGCAGTTCCTGGAAACAGGAGACCCTGAATTTGCATGGAAACCACCGCAGGATGAGTGGCAGAGTATTGCTTTAGGGTATACTTCTGGAACTACAGCCAGCCCTAAGGGGGTAGTGTTGCATCATAGGGGAGCATATGTCATGGCCCTCAGTGGTGCTCTTGTATGGGGGATGAATGAAGGAGCTGTGTACCTATGGACACTTCCAATGTTTCATTGTAATGGCTGGTGTTTCACTTGGACACTTGCTGCTCTTTGTGGGACTAACATATGCCTTCGTCAG GTTGCAACCAAGGCAATTTATCAAGCCATAGCCAACGATGGTGTAACCCACCTCTGTGCTGCACCAGTGGTCCTCAACAGCATAGTCAATGCCCCCAAAAGTGAAACCATCCTTCCCCTTCCACGCGTGGTCCATGTAATGACAGCTGGGGCTGCTCCGCCCCCTTCTGTTCTCTTTGCCATGTCCCAACAAGGCTTTCGTGTCACCCATACCTACGGACTCTCAGAAACCTACGGCCCCTCCACAGTATGTGCATGGAAGCCTGAATGGGATGAACTACCACCTGAAACTCAAGCCCGTCTCAATGCACGCCAAGGCGTCCGATACATCGGCTTGGAGGGCCTAGATGTGGTCAGCACCACAGACATGAAGCCTGTCCCTGCCGATGGAACCACCATTGGTGAGATTGTGATGCGGGGTAATACTGTGATGAAGGGCTACTTAAAGAACCTGAAAGCCAACGAGGAAACTTTTGCAAATGGATGGTTCCATTCAGGTGATCTTGGCGTGAAGCATCCAGATGGGTACATACAACTTAAGGACCGATCAAAAGACATCATCATCTCTGGAGGCGAAAACATAAGCAGTGTGGAGATTGAAAATGCTGTATACCTGCACCCTGCAGTGCTAGAGGCATCAGTGGTGGCAAGGCCAGATGACCGCTGGGGGGAATCGCCTTGTGCTTTCGTGACGTTGAAGCCAGGGGTTGATAGCTCCGATGAAAGACGCCTGGCAGAAGATATTATGAAGTTCTGCCGGTCCAAGTTGCCGGCTTACTGGATTCCAAAATCTGTGGTGTTTGGACCATTGCCCAAGACAGCCACTGGGAAGATACAGAAGCATCTGCTGAGGGCCAGGGCGAAGGAGATGGGAACCCTAAAGAAGAGCAAGCTGTAG